One part of the Dasypus novemcinctus isolate mDasNov1 chromosome 29, mDasNov1.1.hap2, whole genome shotgun sequence genome encodes these proteins:
- the PDLIM2 gene encoding PDZ and LIM domain protein 2 isoform X5 produces MALTVDVAGPAPWGFRITGGRDFHAPITVTKVTERSRAEAADLRPGDIIVAINGESAAGLLQAEAQSRIRQSPSPLRLQVDRSWASPGQTNGESPLELPAARFQGAVRARMPTESQHPPRPSYSSPTPPSPRAGSPFSSPRTPSPLHLAGEAVIGRSFQSPAHAPAFADRLSSGGCPGSRQAGLGRASDSAVLVLPPSPGARSRSPRPSVDSEGGGRLLEEDSEVLKMLQENREGRAAPRQSSSFRLLQEALEAEERGGTPVFLPSSLSPQPLQAPGRALATPPKLHTCEKCSSSIANQAVRIQEGRYRHPGCYACADCGLNLKMRGHFWVGDELFCEKHARQRYSASSALSPQA; encoded by the exons ATGGCGCTGACGGTGGACGTGGCGGGGCCGGCGCCCTGGGGCTTCCGCATCACGGGGGGCCGGGATTTCCACGCGCCCATCACGGTCACCAAG gtaacggagaggagcAGGGCCGAGGCCGCTGACCTCCGGCCTGGCGACATCATCGTGGCCATCAACGGCGAGAGTGCGGCCGGCCTGCTGCAGGCCGAGGCCCAGAGCAGGATCCGCCAGAGCCCCTCGCCGCTGCGGCTGCAGGTGGACCG ATCATGGGCCTCTCCGGGCCAGACCAACGGGGAGAGCCCCCTGGAGCTGCCGGCTGCTCGCTTCCAG GGCGCGGTGAGGGCGCGGATGCCCACTGAGAGCCAGCACCCCCCGAGGCCGTCCTACAgcagccccaccccccccagtccCCGGGCCGGCAGCCCCTTCTCCAGCCCGCGCACCCCCAGCCCGCTCCACCTCGCTGGGGAGGCGGTGATCGGCCGCAG TTTCCAAAGCCCGGCCCATGCCCCGGCCTTTGCTGACCGCTTGTCTTCCGGGGGCTGCCCAGGAAGCCGACAG GCTGGCCTCGGCCGCGCCAGCGACTCGGCTGTGCTGGTGCTGCCGCCTTCCCCGGGCGCCCGCTCCCGCAGCCCCAGGCCCAG CGTGGACTCGGAAGGGGGCGGCCGCCTTCTGGAAGAGGACTccgaggtcttgaagatgctgCAGGAAAATCGAGAGGGGCGGGCGGCCCCCCGCCAGTCCAGCTCCTTCCGGCTCTTGCAGGAGGCGCTGGAGGCTGAAGAGAGAG GTGGCACGCCCGTCTTCCTGCCCAGCTCGctgagcccccagcccctgcaggcCCCGGGCAGGGCCCTGGCCACCCCACCCAAGCTCCACACGTGCGAGAAGTGCAGTTCCAGCATCGC GAACCAGGCCGTGCGCATCCAGGAAGGGCGCTACCGCCACCCCGGCTGCTACGCGTGCGCCGACTGCGGGCTGAACCTCAAGATGCGCGGGCACTTCTGGGTGGGGGACGAGCTCTTCTGCGAGAAGCACGCCCGCCAGCGCTACTCGGCGTCCTCGGCCCTCAGCCCGCAGGCCTGA
- the C29H8orf58 gene encoding uncharacterized protein C8orf58 homolog isoform X1 — MRGRRRVFAVEPERARGAAGEALTRGCVVPGVTSTYRRIPDAAPVPCAPDPRDGGGELNGRGAQAPLLTLASRDSGVEVAVGDISLGTSLGLSRDSLDLEPLGSPAPLAVEPPAQLNRLLASRKLEQVLERSRQLPRSPAGLSRHRRCLRPLSQPQCEAPLFRAGEQRATEAETDLEAGVGNTEVVGRLEPEAWAIPAGQGLRYLEHLCLVLEHVARLQQLCLQLQTQQRPRGDPGEEESALPPSPSPSPSPGTAVQETGGQATSPPKAGCLGAYPPGPPAAPAEQGHAFPSSQGPKRELSHWDQVKGLLNRICWRSPRHPEPPGPPAGPASGIQSRNLSERPQCCPNRKTQFVPSLVTKKQGAKNLSIC; from the exons ATGCGGGGCCGGCGGCGCGTCTTCGCCGTGGAGCCCGAGCGCGCCCGGG GTGCGGCGGGCGAGGCTCTGACCCGTGGCTGTGTCGTGCCTGGTGTCACCAGCACCTACAGGCGGATCCCGGACGCTGCCCCTGTCCCCTGCGCACCAGACCCCCGGGATGGAGGCGGCGAGCTGAACGGCCGCGGGGCGCAGGCGCCGCTCCTCACGCTGGCTTCCCGCGACTCGGGAGTGGAGGTGGCGGTCGGGGACATCTCTCTGGGCACCTCGCTGGGCCTTTCTCGGGACTCCCTGGACCTTGAGCCCCTGGGGAGCCCTGCACCGCTGGCCGTGGAGCCCCCTGCCCAGCTAAACAGGCTCCTGGCCAGCCGCAAGCTGGAGCAGGTGCTGGAGCGTTCCCGCCAGCTCCCGAGGTCCCCGGCCGGCTTGTCGCGCCACCGCCGCTGCCTCCGGCCGCTGAGCCAGCCTCAGTGTGAAGCGCCCCTTTTCAGAGCAGGGGAACAGCGGGCCACTGAGGCAGAAACCGACCTCGAGGCAGGCGTGGGAAATACAGAGGTG GTAGGGAGACTGGAGCCGGAAGCCTGGGCCATCCCCGCAGGGCAGGGGCTCCGCTACCTGGAGCACCTGTGCCTCGTGCTGGAGCACGTGGCGCGGCTGCAGCAGCTCTGCCTGCAGCTGCAGACCCAGCAGCGGCCTCGCGGG GATCCTGGAGAGGAAGAGTCGGCCCTGCCCCCTTCACCTtcgccctccccttccccgggcACCGCGGTGCAGGAGACAG GAGGTCAAGCAACTTCACCCCCAAAAGCAGGCTGCCTCGGTGCTTACCCTCCTGGGCCACCAGCGGCACCAGCAGAGCAAGGGCATGCCTTCCCGTCCTCTCAGGGCCCTAAG CGGGAGCTCTCCCACTGGGACCAGGTCAAGGGCCTGCTCAACCGGATCTGCTGGAGAAGCCCTCGACACCCAGAGCCCCCTGGCCCTCCTGCCGGGCCTGCCTCTGG GATCCAGTCAAGGAACCTCTCTGAAAGACCTCAGTGCTGTCCCAACCGGAAGACCCAATTTGTGCCATCATTagtgacaaagaaacaaggagcgAAAAACCTTTCTATCTGCTAA
- the PDLIM2 gene encoding PDZ and LIM domain protein 2 isoform X2 yields the protein MALTVDVAGPAPWGFRITGGRDFHAPITVTKVTERSRAEAADLRPGDIIVAINGESAAGLLQAEAQSRIRQSPSPLRLQVDRSWASPGQTNGESPLELPAARFQGAVRARMPTESQHPPRPSYSSPTPPSPRAGSPFSSPRTPSPLHLAGEAVIGRSFQSPAHAPAFADRLSSGGCPGSRQAGLGRASDSAVLVLPPSPGARSRSPRPSVDSEGGGRLLEEDSEVLKMLQENREGRAAPRQSSSFRLLQEALEAEERGGTPVFLPSSLSPQPLQAPGRALATPPKLHTCEKCSSSIAPDSGPGPSSRPSPRPRLTPPLPQEPGRAHPGRALPPPRLLRVRRLRAEPQDARALLGGGRALLREARPPALLGVLGPQPAGLSALRPQPAG from the exons ATGGCGCTGACGGTGGACGTGGCGGGGCCGGCGCCCTGGGGCTTCCGCATCACGGGGGGCCGGGATTTCCACGCGCCCATCACGGTCACCAAG gtaacggagaggagcAGGGCCGAGGCCGCTGACCTCCGGCCTGGCGACATCATCGTGGCCATCAACGGCGAGAGTGCGGCCGGCCTGCTGCAGGCCGAGGCCCAGAGCAGGATCCGCCAGAGCCCCTCGCCGCTGCGGCTGCAGGTGGACCG ATCATGGGCCTCTCCGGGCCAGACCAACGGGGAGAGCCCCCTGGAGCTGCCGGCTGCTCGCTTCCAG GGCGCGGTGAGGGCGCGGATGCCCACTGAGAGCCAGCACCCCCCGAGGCCGTCCTACAgcagccccaccccccccagtccCCGGGCCGGCAGCCCCTTCTCCAGCCCGCGCACCCCCAGCCCGCTCCACCTCGCTGGGGAGGCGGTGATCGGCCGCAG TTTCCAAAGCCCGGCCCATGCCCCGGCCTTTGCTGACCGCTTGTCTTCCGGGGGCTGCCCAGGAAGCCGACAG GCTGGCCTCGGCCGCGCCAGCGACTCGGCTGTGCTGGTGCTGCCGCCTTCCCCGGGCGCCCGCTCCCGCAGCCCCAGGCCCAG CGTGGACTCGGAAGGGGGCGGCCGCCTTCTGGAAGAGGACTccgaggtcttgaagatgctgCAGGAAAATCGAGAGGGGCGGGCGGCCCCCCGCCAGTCCAGCTCCTTCCGGCTCTTGCAGGAGGCGCTGGAGGCTGAAGAGAGAG GTGGCACGCCCGTCTTCCTGCCCAGCTCGctgagcccccagcccctgcaggcCCCGGGCAGGGCCCTGGCCACCCCACCCAAGCTCCACACGTGCGAGAAGTGCAGTTCCAGCATCGC CCctgactctgggcccggaccgtCCTCGCGCCCCTCGCCCCGGCCCAGGCTGACGCCGCCCCTCCCGCAGGAACCAGGCCGTGCGCATCCAGGAAGGGCGCTACCGCCACCCCGGCTGCTACGCGTGCGCCGACTGCGGGCTGAACCTCAAGATGCGCGGGCACTTCTGGGTGGGGGACGAGCTCTTCTGCGAGAAGCACGCCCGCCAGCGCTACTCGGCGTCCTCGGCCCTCAGCCCGCAGGCCTGAGCGCCCTGCGCCCCCAGCCCGCCGGCTGA
- the PDLIM2 gene encoding PDZ and LIM domain protein 2 isoform X1, whose product MLSPPAAPGAASGPLCPLPWWRQPGPPQPLLRALLEHECLREREWGVRGVPHGIWEWDQSLEEAAAGRGAAETLTPRAPQVPSRPPASRSASQDSRSWASPGQTNGESPLELPAARFQGAVRARMPTESQHPPRPSYSSPTPPSPRAGSPFSSPRTPSPLHLAGEAVIGRSFQSPAHAPAFADRLSSGGCPGSRQAGLGRASDSAVLVLPPSPGARSRSPRPSVDSEGGGRLLEEDSEVLKMLQENREGRAAPRQSSSFRLLQEALEAEERGGTPVFLPSSLSPQPLQAPGRALATPPKLHTCEKCSSSIAPDSGPGPSSRPSPRPRLTPPLPQEPGRAHPGRALPPPRLLRVRRLRAEPQDARALLGGGRALLREARPPALLGVLGPQPAGLSALRPQPAG is encoded by the exons ATGCTGTCCCCGCCAGCCGCCCCGGGCGCGGCGTCAGGCCCTCTCTGCCCGCTGCCCTGGTGGCGGCAGCCCGGCCCCCCTCAGCCACTCCTCCGTGCCCTTCTGGAGCATGAGTGTTTAcgggagagggagtggggagtACGGGGGGTCCCCCATGGCATCTGGGAATGGGACCAAAGCCTGGAGGAGGCGGCAGCGGGGCGGGGCGCAGCGGAAACGCTGACCCCGCGCGCCCCTCAGGTCCCCTCCCGGCCACCAGCCTCACGCTCGGCAAGCCAGGACTCCAG ATCATGGGCCTCTCCGGGCCAGACCAACGGGGAGAGCCCCCTGGAGCTGCCGGCTGCTCGCTTCCAG GGCGCGGTGAGGGCGCGGATGCCCACTGAGAGCCAGCACCCCCCGAGGCCGTCCTACAgcagccccaccccccccagtccCCGGGCCGGCAGCCCCTTCTCCAGCCCGCGCACCCCCAGCCCGCTCCACCTCGCTGGGGAGGCGGTGATCGGCCGCAG TTTCCAAAGCCCGGCCCATGCCCCGGCCTTTGCTGACCGCTTGTCTTCCGGGGGCTGCCCAGGAAGCCGACAG GCTGGCCTCGGCCGCGCCAGCGACTCGGCTGTGCTGGTGCTGCCGCCTTCCCCGGGCGCCCGCTCCCGCAGCCCCAGGCCCAG CGTGGACTCGGAAGGGGGCGGCCGCCTTCTGGAAGAGGACTccgaggtcttgaagatgctgCAGGAAAATCGAGAGGGGCGGGCGGCCCCCCGCCAGTCCAGCTCCTTCCGGCTCTTGCAGGAGGCGCTGGAGGCTGAAGAGAGAG GTGGCACGCCCGTCTTCCTGCCCAGCTCGctgagcccccagcccctgcaggcCCCGGGCAGGGCCCTGGCCACCCCACCCAAGCTCCACACGTGCGAGAAGTGCAGTTCCAGCATCGC CCctgactctgggcccggaccgtCCTCGCGCCCCTCGCCCCGGCCCAGGCTGACGCCGCCCCTCCCGCAGGAACCAGGCCGTGCGCATCCAGGAAGGGCGCTACCGCCACCCCGGCTGCTACGCGTGCGCCGACTGCGGGCTGAACCTCAAGATGCGCGGGCACTTCTGGGTGGGGGACGAGCTCTTCTGCGAGAAGCACGCCCGCCAGCGCTACTCGGCGTCCTCGGCCCTCAGCCCGCAGGCCTGAGCGCCCTGCGCCCCCAGCCCGCCGGCTGA
- the PDLIM2 gene encoding PDZ and LIM domain protein 2 isoform X3 produces the protein MLSPPAAPGAASGPLCPLPWWRQPGPPQPLLRALLEHECLREREWGVRGVPHGIWEWDQSLEEAAAGRGAAETLTPRAPQVPSRPPASRSASQDSRSWASPGQTNGESPLELPAARFQGAVRARMPTESQHPPRPSYSSPTPPSPRAGSPFSSPRTPSPLHLAGEAVIGRSFQSPAHAPAFADRLSSGGCPGSRQAGLGRASDSAVLVLPPSPGARSRSPRPSVDSEGGGRLLEEDSEVLKMLQENREGRAAPRQSSSFRLLQEALEAEERGGTPVFLPSSLSPQPLQAPGRALATPPKLHTCEKCSSSIANQAVRIQEGRYRHPGCYACADCGLNLKMRGHFWVGDELFCEKHARQRYSASSALSPQA, from the exons ATGCTGTCCCCGCCAGCCGCCCCGGGCGCGGCGTCAGGCCCTCTCTGCCCGCTGCCCTGGTGGCGGCAGCCCGGCCCCCCTCAGCCACTCCTCCGTGCCCTTCTGGAGCATGAGTGTTTAcgggagagggagtggggagtACGGGGGGTCCCCCATGGCATCTGGGAATGGGACCAAAGCCTGGAGGAGGCGGCAGCGGGGCGGGGCGCAGCGGAAACGCTGACCCCGCGCGCCCCTCAGGTCCCCTCCCGGCCACCAGCCTCACGCTCGGCAAGCCAGGACTCCAG ATCATGGGCCTCTCCGGGCCAGACCAACGGGGAGAGCCCCCTGGAGCTGCCGGCTGCTCGCTTCCAG GGCGCGGTGAGGGCGCGGATGCCCACTGAGAGCCAGCACCCCCCGAGGCCGTCCTACAgcagccccaccccccccagtccCCGGGCCGGCAGCCCCTTCTCCAGCCCGCGCACCCCCAGCCCGCTCCACCTCGCTGGGGAGGCGGTGATCGGCCGCAG TTTCCAAAGCCCGGCCCATGCCCCGGCCTTTGCTGACCGCTTGTCTTCCGGGGGCTGCCCAGGAAGCCGACAG GCTGGCCTCGGCCGCGCCAGCGACTCGGCTGTGCTGGTGCTGCCGCCTTCCCCGGGCGCCCGCTCCCGCAGCCCCAGGCCCAG CGTGGACTCGGAAGGGGGCGGCCGCCTTCTGGAAGAGGACTccgaggtcttgaagatgctgCAGGAAAATCGAGAGGGGCGGGCGGCCCCCCGCCAGTCCAGCTCCTTCCGGCTCTTGCAGGAGGCGCTGGAGGCTGAAGAGAGAG GTGGCACGCCCGTCTTCCTGCCCAGCTCGctgagcccccagcccctgcaggcCCCGGGCAGGGCCCTGGCCACCCCACCCAAGCTCCACACGTGCGAGAAGTGCAGTTCCAGCATCGC GAACCAGGCCGTGCGCATCCAGGAAGGGCGCTACCGCCACCCCGGCTGCTACGCGTGCGCCGACTGCGGGCTGAACCTCAAGATGCGCGGGCACTTCTGGGTGGGGGACGAGCTCTTCTGCGAGAAGCACGCCCGCCAGCGCTACTCGGCGTCCTCGGCCCTCAGCCCGCAGGCCTGA
- the PDLIM2 gene encoding PDZ and LIM domain protein 2 isoform X4, with product MLSPPAAPGAASGPLCPLPWWRQPGPPQPLLRALLEHECLREREWGVRGVPHGIWEWDQSLEEAAAGRGAAETLTPRAPQVPSRPPASRSASQDSRSWASPGQTNGESPLELPAARFQAGLGRASDSAVLVLPPSPGARSRSPRPSVDSEGGGRLLEEDSEVLKMLQENREGRAAPRQSSSFRLLQEALEAEERGGTPVFLPSSLSPQPLQAPGRALATPPKLHTCEKCSSSIAPDSGPGPSSRPSPRPRLTPPLPQEPGRAHPGRALPPPRLLRVRRLRAEPQDARALLGGGRALLREARPPALLGVLGPQPAGLSALRPQPAG from the exons ATGCTGTCCCCGCCAGCCGCCCCGGGCGCGGCGTCAGGCCCTCTCTGCCCGCTGCCCTGGTGGCGGCAGCCCGGCCCCCCTCAGCCACTCCTCCGTGCCCTTCTGGAGCATGAGTGTTTAcgggagagggagtggggagtACGGGGGGTCCCCCATGGCATCTGGGAATGGGACCAAAGCCTGGAGGAGGCGGCAGCGGGGCGGGGCGCAGCGGAAACGCTGACCCCGCGCGCCCCTCAGGTCCCCTCCCGGCCACCAGCCTCACGCTCGGCAAGCCAGGACTCCAG ATCATGGGCCTCTCCGGGCCAGACCAACGGGGAGAGCCCCCTGGAGCTGCCGGCTGCTCGCTTCCAG GCTGGCCTCGGCCGCGCCAGCGACTCGGCTGTGCTGGTGCTGCCGCCTTCCCCGGGCGCCCGCTCCCGCAGCCCCAGGCCCAG CGTGGACTCGGAAGGGGGCGGCCGCCTTCTGGAAGAGGACTccgaggtcttgaagatgctgCAGGAAAATCGAGAGGGGCGGGCGGCCCCCCGCCAGTCCAGCTCCTTCCGGCTCTTGCAGGAGGCGCTGGAGGCTGAAGAGAGAG GTGGCACGCCCGTCTTCCTGCCCAGCTCGctgagcccccagcccctgcaggcCCCGGGCAGGGCCCTGGCCACCCCACCCAAGCTCCACACGTGCGAGAAGTGCAGTTCCAGCATCGC CCctgactctgggcccggaccgtCCTCGCGCCCCTCGCCCCGGCCCAGGCTGACGCCGCCCCTCCCGCAGGAACCAGGCCGTGCGCATCCAGGAAGGGCGCTACCGCCACCCCGGCTGCTACGCGTGCGCCGACTGCGGGCTGAACCTCAAGATGCGCGGGCACTTCTGGGTGGGGGACGAGCTCTTCTGCGAGAAGCACGCCCGCCAGCGCTACTCGGCGTCCTCGGCCCTCAGCCCGCAGGCCTGAGCGCCCTGCGCCCCCAGCCCGCCGGCTGA
- the C29H8orf58 gene encoding uncharacterized protein C8orf58 homolog isoform X2, translated as MRGRRRVFAVEPERARGAAGEALTRGCVVPGVTSTYRRIPDAAPVPCAPDPRDGGGELNGRGAQAPLLTLASRDSGVEVAVGDISLGTSLGLSRDSLDLEPLGSPAPLAVEPPAQLNRLLASRKLEQVLERSRQLPRSPAGLSRHRRCLRPLSQPQCEAPLFRAGEQRATEAETDLEAGVGNTEVDPGEEESALPPSPSPSPSPGTAVQETGGQATSPPKAGCLGAYPPGPPAAPAEQGHAFPSSQGPKRELSHWDQVKGLLNRICWRSPRHPEPPGPPAGPASGIQSRNLSERPQCCPNRKTQFVPSLVTKKQGAKNLSIC; from the exons ATGCGGGGCCGGCGGCGCGTCTTCGCCGTGGAGCCCGAGCGCGCCCGGG GTGCGGCGGGCGAGGCTCTGACCCGTGGCTGTGTCGTGCCTGGTGTCACCAGCACCTACAGGCGGATCCCGGACGCTGCCCCTGTCCCCTGCGCACCAGACCCCCGGGATGGAGGCGGCGAGCTGAACGGCCGCGGGGCGCAGGCGCCGCTCCTCACGCTGGCTTCCCGCGACTCGGGAGTGGAGGTGGCGGTCGGGGACATCTCTCTGGGCACCTCGCTGGGCCTTTCTCGGGACTCCCTGGACCTTGAGCCCCTGGGGAGCCCTGCACCGCTGGCCGTGGAGCCCCCTGCCCAGCTAAACAGGCTCCTGGCCAGCCGCAAGCTGGAGCAGGTGCTGGAGCGTTCCCGCCAGCTCCCGAGGTCCCCGGCCGGCTTGTCGCGCCACCGCCGCTGCCTCCGGCCGCTGAGCCAGCCTCAGTGTGAAGCGCCCCTTTTCAGAGCAGGGGAACAGCGGGCCACTGAGGCAGAAACCGACCTCGAGGCAGGCGTGGGAAATACAGAGGTG GATCCTGGAGAGGAAGAGTCGGCCCTGCCCCCTTCACCTtcgccctccccttccccgggcACCGCGGTGCAGGAGACAG GAGGTCAAGCAACTTCACCCCCAAAAGCAGGCTGCCTCGGTGCTTACCCTCCTGGGCCACCAGCGGCACCAGCAGAGCAAGGGCATGCCTTCCCGTCCTCTCAGGGCCCTAAG CGGGAGCTCTCCCACTGGGACCAGGTCAAGGGCCTGCTCAACCGGATCTGCTGGAGAAGCCCTCGACACCCAGAGCCCCCTGGCCCTCCTGCCGGGCCTGCCTCTGG GATCCAGTCAAGGAACCTCTCTGAAAGACCTCAGTGCTGTCCCAACCGGAAGACCCAATTTGTGCCATCATTagtgacaaagaaacaaggagcgAAAAACCTTTCTATCTGCTAA